The window CATAAAACGGGAATTACCCCCTATGCCAAAGGATTGGTATGAATGGCACGACCTCTACAACACTGAGCCAAAATTGCAACAGCGTCTAGAAATCGTGCGGGAATATATTGCTTATAGCTTGAATGAGTCCCCAGCTGGAGCTATCCGGATAGTAAGTGTTTGCGCGGGTGATGGGCGAGATTTACTAGGAACCTTAGAAAATCACCCTCGTACAAAAGATGTCTATGCACGATTAGTTGAGCTAAACTCAAATCTTGTTGAACGTGGACGAGTAACTATAGAATATCTGGGTTTGGCAAACCAAATTGAGTTTATCAATGGTGATGCAACGATCGCCGCTAACTATATAGGGGCAGTACCAGCAGATATTGTGATTGTCTGTGGTGTCTTTGGCAATCTCGCTGATGAAGCTGAACTCCGTCGCTTGCTGGAGAACCTAAGTTTTCTGAGTAAACAAGGAACTTTTATTATTTGGACTCGCGGACATTCTAATGGTATTCCCTACTCCGAGAGTGTGCGTAAAGTTTTGCATGAATCTGGATTTGAGGAAGTGAATTTTAAACTCACTTCTACAGGAGATATGGGTGTAGGTATTCATCGTTATAGGAATGAAAATTCACCTGCACCCAAGGAGCAACAGTTATTCGTGTTTTCCGGGATTCCAATTAATGCGAGGTAAAAATGTCTATTCAAGGCACACTATCTAGTTGGGAAGAACTGTTAGATACGGCTCGAAAAAATACTTCTGCGCGTAGGGTGCGGAGATTGGGGCAATCTCCTTCTACTGCACCAATCCCCAGCAGTCTCCATAAACTTCCCCCAAATACAGCGCCCCCAGTTCTTCTGTACCGAGATACTAACTCTTGGTGTCCTTTCTGCGAGCGAGTTTGGTTTGCTCTAGAAGAAAAAGAGATTCCATTTGAGACAGAGTTTATCGATTTGAGTAACAAGCCTAAATGGTATACCGATTTAGTTCCCACAACCCTTGTTCCGGCTGCAAAAATTGAGGGGAAGTTGGTGTACGAATCTAAAGATATTCTCTTGGCTTTAGAAGAAAGATTTACTACTCCTTCACTACTTCCTGAAAATTCAGAGGAAAACGCTGTTGCCAGACAATGGGTTGAAGAGGCAGAAACTAACGGTTTTAGGGATATTGCCTACAAATTTTTAAGAGAAATACCCACAGATGCTCATGAATTGGCAAATTTACAAGCAGCATTTGAAACTAAACTAGATGAGCTAGAGCAAGCTTTAAGTAAATATCCTGGGTCTTATTTTCTCTCAAGTTTTAGTCTTGTAGATATCATGTATAGCCCCCATCTAGATAGATTGGCAGCTAATTTACCTGTATACCGGGGATATCACATCAAGGGAAATCCACGCTTCTCTCGCATCAATGCTTGGTTTGAAGCGCTTAATCAACGTCCTACCTATCATAGAGTCAAATCGGATCATATCACCAACAATTTACTCCTACGTCGTAGATGGGGTGTGGAACCAATTGGTAATTCTTTGCCCCTCGATCCAGTAGATAGCGAGAAAATTCAATTTAGAGCGGAAGCAGCTGAGAGACTGAGCGATAATCGAGAAGTTGCGATCGCAGATATTCTCAAAAATTCTGGAGTGCAAGCTTTGGCAGTAGATGGCAACATTTCAGCAGTTCAAGAAGCTGTTGAGTTTCATCTGAGGCTACTGGCAGATTATCTTATTAATGGCAATGGCGCAGCTTTACCAGGTGGACGAACAGGTGGTAAGGATAGTCTCGATCCAACCGTCGCTGCTGTGGGAGCAATTACGCTTGCCTATGTGAGAAATCGCATCTGTGCGCCACGGGATATGAGTGCTGGTGCTGCAACTGCATTCCGAGTGGCAGCAGATAAGGTGTTGGCATCTGTTTATTAGCGATCGCCCCTTTTGGCTTTGTCAAGTTGCTCTCACCTGTCGTAGAAACTCGATATTTAACTCTAGCTTCTTTCCTAGCCAAAGAGAATGGTCTGTATGATCTGCTACATCATCACCAGTTGTCGGGTGGATAAGAATATCTAATCCCTCACGATTGAGCATTAACCAAGGAACAACCTTACCAAACTGCTCTGGAGAAAATGCAACTTGATACATTGCTTTTGGATGGGGACCGATGGGCTGTTCATGCCAGCGTCCAAGTTGTACATTAAAATCAGCGCCTAATCCTTCGCGTATATGTGCAGCCGCCTCACGAGTTGTAGTATCGAAGTAAATATGGGCGTGAAAACCAGTGATTTTAACAGTGTCATCTTGCATCACTTATAACTCCACTTAATATCAGTTTTGGATTAGGAATACTTGCATTTTAAGTAAGATTTCGAGCCTACCATGTAAGCATAGAAGGAGAATTCTTGTGTTCAAATTTTATCAAGTGCGATCGCAAGAAGACGGGTGCGTTGCACCATCACTTCACAAACGCTTGCCCATACTAACAACATCATCAATTTTGAAACCAAGGCACTCGTAAAACTTAATAACACTAGTATTAAACGTACGTATCTGTAAGTTAATTTTTGGGCAATTCATTGCCTTTAATTTGGTGATTACTTGCTCAACCATATATTGACCGATTCCTTGACGTTGATATTCTGGAGCTATGGCTAAGTAGTTAAGCCAACCACGATGACCTTCATATCCTGCCATAATGGTAGCAATAACTTGAGTTTCAACCAGACCAATGAGGAACAATTCTGGTTGTACCTGCAATTTGAGCCAAATATCCTTTCTAGGGTGATTCCAAGGTACTACTAATCCGCAGTTGTGCCACAACTCAATCACTTGTTCTTCATCTTGCTCTTGATATGGTCTAACTACTATGTTGATATTTTTCATTATTACAATTGGGCTATCTTTTTAAATCAAACTACTTGCTTTGCTTATACAACTTATGTAATACTCTAATTAATTTATTACTAAAAATTTATCAATTTAGTGTATATTTAAAATAAAGATATAAAAATAAAGAATGTGGGGATACTAATAGAACTTTTGTAACAGAACGATCGCCATATTTTAAATTTTAATGTTGCCGATAGTTATGTTTATGCTAAAAGCACATGATAATTTTCCTATTTTTACATGAATCACTATAGTAGTGTCAGCACTGTAATCGGAAACATTATTGATAAAATTTACTTTCTTGCTTATATATGAAACTCTACTACATTACCTTGAATAATTCAGATGAAGTGCGTCAAATTGGACGTGCTTTGTTAGAGCAAAAACTAGCCGTTTGTGTTAATTGGTTTCCGATTACCTGCGCTTACATTTGGCAAGGAGAAATTAAAGAAGAACCAGAGGTGGTGTTAATTGTGAAAACTCAGTCAGGGTATCGGGATGAGATTGAAAAGGTAATTAACCAGTACATTAGCTACACTAACTTTGTTGCAGAAATTTCACCTACAGAAATTAATCACAACTTTTTGGAATGGCTGAATGCTGAAGTTCCCATACGTCCATTAGCAAGAACATACGTCAAATAGCAGGAACAGATTTTAATTAAAAATAATTTCGATCCGATTTCCAGCAGGATCGCGAAGAAAGAAACGTTCCCGTTCTAGTATAGGTTGTTTATCAGGAATATTTCCACTTGATACTTTTGTAAGTGTTCTTGGAAAGCCTCTAAATCATGTACCGAATAACAAATATGTCGTCTAGATGTTGCGTTATCAGGATTTTTTTCTATACTGACATGAATTTGCATATCTCCTAAAACATACCAAGCCCCTCCATTATCTTTAATTGTTTCAGGCTTATCTATTTCAGTAAGTCCCAAAACTTTGCTATAGAAAAATAGCATTGCATCTTCTGCTTCCGGGGAAGATGTTACTTGAATATGATCAATCCTATTCAACCACATAATTACTATCTCCAGTTTTAATGAGATTTTTGGCACTATTTTCTGTTGTCAAGTCTTTTTCAAAAACAAAGACGGAATGCTATCAATACTGACACGATAAATAATAGGTTCATTCTTGCTATTCATTTAAGTAAATGAGCACTAGATGAGAATATAAATTGCTTTAATAATATAAAAGATAAACTCATATTTTATTTAACTTGTGGGAGCAAGCCCATATCTAAATATATAGGATATAATATATTTTTAATTTTAGGTAGTTTTCTAGCAAAAAAACAAGCTCCTATAAAGCAACAGATACCACCAAATAGTAAAGCATTAGCAACTCCAACTTGACCTGTTAGTCCACCAAAAAATAAATTCCCAAAAGGTAGTATTCCCAAAAAACCTGTTGTAAATATACTTGTAACTCTACCTCTTTTATTTTCATCAACAAGAATTAATTGAATAAAATTACTAATTGCAGCAAGAGTGAGAGTATTAGCCATTCCAACAATAAAAATCAAAACTAGGCAAATTTCTAAACTTGCTGAACGAGAAAAAAGTATTAAACCTAAACCAAGACTCATGGCAGAACGAGCTATTATTTTTCCTAAGCCTGTAGCTTCTTTACGAAGAATTAGATAAAGACCTGCTACTATAGAACCAAGTGCTGAGGCTGTCATGAGAAATCCCATCGTCTCAGCATTACCATTTAATATATTTTTAGCAAAAATGGGTATTAAATTTATATAAGTCATTGCCATAAAGCAAATTACAATTTGCAAAATGAAAACATATTTTATTGGCAAAAAGTTATATGCAAATACAAAACCTTCTTTTAAATTTTTCCAAATATTATCTTTTTTAGTGCGAGACTTATTAGGTAATGAATTAATTTGAGTAGTTAAGATAGCCAAAATAAATGGTATATAGCTGACACTATCTACTAAAAAACACGAAGCAGTTCCAGTTTTAGCAATTAGTAAACCTCCAATCATTGGGCTAACAAACTTAGCCGTATTAATTAAAAATGAATGTATGGAAATGGCACTATAAGTATCTGCTTTGTTATCCACAAGTCGGGGAATAGTGACAAGACGTGCTGGTAAATCAAAAGCTTTGACTGTTCCCTGAAGTATACCGATGATAATAATCCATACAAAGCTGATGTGATTGCTAAGAGTTAGAAAAGTTAGAGTGGAGGATAGTAAAATAGAGACTAGCTGAGTAGTTAGTAAAACATATCGTAGATTCCAGCGATCCAGTAACACACCCACCAAAGGAGTAATAATTAAACCTGTAGCTTGATTAGTAAATCCAGCTACGCCAACTAACATGGCTGAATTAGTTAATTGATATACCATCCATACCAAGGCAATTTGAGTCATCCAAGAGCCAAAAAAAGATACACTTTCTCCTATTACGAAACAACAAACATTTGGGGATTTTAGAGCTGGTGGAATCTGAAAAAAACTAAACAGATGCTTGTCTTTTGCAGAACCTTGTTTATTACTTTGTTGCATTTGTACTTTCGGGAAATTATAAATTTTACTTATTTAATTACACTAAAACTTAGGTTTACATATATTTAGATATACTAAATATATAGCAATGAGAATGTCAAGATAATCAAATATCTAAAATACGGTTAATCGGTAGATATACTGTAGTATAATTTAAGGAATATCCTAAAAAATCCCAATTATCACGAATATGACTAACACAGCAACAGATGCAGCAATTCGCACTGCTCATGTCAAAATTCCTAACGGCGATTTGCAAATAGATGCTTATCTAGCAGAACCTATGGCTCAAGGAACTTTTCCAGCAGTAATTGTGATCCAGGAAATTTTTGGAGTGAACATTCACATCCGGGAAGTGACAGAAAGATTAGCTAATGAAGGGTATGTAGCTATAGCACCTGCAATTTTTCAGCGCCTTGCTCCTGGTTTCGAGGCTGGATACACCCCTGAAGATATCCAGATTGGCAGAAAATATAAAGAACAAACCAAAGCAGATGAAATCTTGAGTGATATTCAAGCGACTATTACCTATCTGAAAACTTTGCCAAACGTGAATGGTGATGCGATCGCTTCTATTGGTTTTTGCTTTGGCGGACACGTTGTATACTTGGCTGGAACACTTCCAGAAATTAAGGCTATAGCATCTTTCTATGGTGGTGGTATTGTTAACTCAACTCCTGGTGGTGGTGCGCCCACCATTACCCGTACCCCAGATATCAAGGGTACTGTTTACGCCTTCTTCGGTACTCAAGATGCAGGAATTCCTCAAGAACAAACAGAGCAAATTGAAGCAGAGTTAAAAAAATACCAAATTCCTTACCAAGTCTTCCGCTATCCTGCCGAGCATGGTTTTTTCTGCAATCATCGTGGTAGTTACAATCCAGAAGCTGCTGCTGACGCTTGGAGCAAAGTAAAGGAATTATTTAACAACCAGCTTCAGACAGTCTAAATCTTTTGCATATAGTGTAATACGGTTCAGTTAATGATCGCCTACACTTTTAAGGTGCGGTTATACAGATAAAGCCTGCAAATGCAGACTTGGTTCCAATCCCCTCAAGTTTGAGCCTGCAAGCTTCAATGAACTGTATTGGAATGTAGTAATTGTGGGTTTAGTTAGCAATACAACTGTTTTCCTAGTCATTAGTCATTAGCTTGAATATGACTGGTGACTTTTTTGATGTTACTAAAACTAGACAAAAATATTGTCAGAAGAATAGCTTCTAAATATCTCTGAATCTAAAGTTTATGTAATTTTATAACAACTCTTGCTTTTGAAATATATTTGTGTAAGATTCTATCTTAGCATCAAATACGGTAAACTAATCGATTTAAAGTACTTTATTCTCTAAGCATAAGCAGATCGCTCTCAACTTTGAACTGCATATGCCAGGTTAGGAGTATTTTAAGGAAGCTTTCTAAAAGGTGTTTCAAGTAGTGCTTCTGAACTTAAATTCTCAGTTCAAGAGTCCTAGTCGGTATATGCATAGATAGTAGTTTACGTGCTTTTTTTTGACTGTTTTCCTTTACTAGCAATACTTTAACGCAGGTATTGGGTAAGTTTCCTAATCTTGGAACTACTCTTGCCGGAGATTGGTTTGCATCTGTGCTGACGGATTAGTTACAGAGAACCTACCCTTTTGTGGTGCAATTCTGATATTTCACTTTCTAATTATGGAGATAATCTCATGCAACCCGATCACAATTCTCATCGAGCTTCTCAAGAAGATACACAAGTACAAAACGAAACAACAAATCTTCAATTTCGTGGTAAAGGAAGGAAGCGTGGCAGATTTTTGTTAGGCAGCGGCGTTACGAGACGCTCATTTCTCGGTCATGCTGGTATCTTTACTGTTACTAGCGTTGTTGCAGGGGTGGTGGGTTCTTCTTTCTCTAAGAAAAAAGGCATTGTCCAGGCACAAGAAATTGCTCAAGCTGGAAATCCTGTTAGACAGTTCAATTATGTTCAGTTTCGCCAGAAATCCTTTCAAGTGCGTCTGGAAGCAGCGCGAGCCAATCAACAGATTGAGATTCCACCACATCCAACTAACGGTGATGAAGAACG is drawn from Chlorogloeopsis sp. ULAP01 and contains these coding sequences:
- a CDS encoding class I SAM-dependent methyltransferase family protein, with the protein product MPKDWYEWHDLYNTEPKLQQRLEIVREYIAYSLNESPAGAIRIVSVCAGDGRDLLGTLENHPRTKDVYARLVELNSNLVERGRVTIEYLGLANQIEFINGDATIAANYIGAVPADIVIVCGVFGNLADEAELRRLLENLSFLSKQGTFIIWTRGHSNGIPYSESVRKVLHESGFEEVNFKLTSTGDMGVGIHRYRNENSPAPKEQQLFVFSGIPINAR
- a CDS encoding glutathione S-transferase family protein yields the protein MSIQGTLSSWEELLDTARKNTSARRVRRLGQSPSTAPIPSSLHKLPPNTAPPVLLYRDTNSWCPFCERVWFALEEKEIPFETEFIDLSNKPKWYTDLVPTTLVPAAKIEGKLVYESKDILLALEERFTTPSLLPENSEENAVARQWVEEAETNGFRDIAYKFLREIPTDAHELANLQAAFETKLDELEQALSKYPGSYFLSSFSLVDIMYSPHLDRLAANLPVYRGYHIKGNPRFSRINAWFEALNQRPTYHRVKSDHITNNLLLRRRWGVEPIGNSLPLDPVDSEKIQFRAEAAERLSDNREVAIADILKNSGVQALAVDGNISAVQEAVEFHLRLLADYLINGNGAALPGGRTGGKDSLDPTVAAVGAITLAYVRNRICAPRDMSAGAATAFRVAADKVLASVY
- a CDS encoding DOPA 4,5-dioxygenase family protein; translated protein: MQDDTVKITGFHAHIYFDTTTREAAAHIREGLGADFNVQLGRWHEQPIGPHPKAMYQVAFSPEQFGKVVPWLMLNREGLDILIHPTTGDDVADHTDHSLWLGKKLELNIEFLRQVRAT
- a CDS encoding GNAT family acetyltransferase, yielding MKNINIVVRPYQEQDEEQVIELWHNCGLVVPWNHPRKDIWLKLQVQPELFLIGLVETQVIATIMAGYEGHRGWLNYLAIAPEYQRQGIGQYMVEQVITKLKAMNCPKINLQIRTFNTSVIKFYECLGFKIDDVVSMGKRL
- the cutA gene encoding divalent-cation tolerance protein CutA; its protein translation is MKLYYITLNNSDEVRQIGRALLEQKLAVCVNWFPITCAYIWQGEIKEEPEVVLIVKTQSGYRDEIEKVINQYISYTNFVAEISPTEINHNFLEWLNAEVPIRPLARTYVK
- a CDS encoding VOC family protein, with translation MPKISLKLEIVIMWLNRIDHIQVTSSPEAEDAMLFFYSKVLGLTEIDKPETIKDNGGAWYVLGDMQIHVSIEKNPDNATSRRHICYSVHDLEAFQEHLQKYQVEIFLINNLY
- a CDS encoding MFS transporter, which produces MQQSNKQGSAKDKHLFSFFQIPPALKSPNVCCFVIGESVSFFGSWMTQIALVWMVYQLTNSAMLVGVAGFTNQATGLIITPLVGVLLDRWNLRYVLLTTQLVSILLSSTLTFLTLSNHISFVWIIIIGILQGTVKAFDLPARLVTIPRLVDNKADTYSAISIHSFLINTAKFVSPMIGGLLIAKTGTASCFLVDSVSYIPFILAILTTQINSLPNKSRTKKDNIWKNLKEGFVFAYNFLPIKYVFILQIVICFMAMTYINLIPIFAKNILNGNAETMGFLMTASALGSIVAGLYLILRKEATGLGKIIARSAMSLGLGLILFSRSASLEICLVLIFIVGMANTLTLAAISNFIQLILVDENKRGRVTSIFTTGFLGILPFGNLFFGGLTGQVGVANALLFGGICCFIGACFFARKLPKIKNILYPIYLDMGLLPQVK
- a CDS encoding dienelactone hydrolase family protein — its product is MTNTATDAAIRTAHVKIPNGDLQIDAYLAEPMAQGTFPAVIVIQEIFGVNIHIREVTERLANEGYVAIAPAIFQRLAPGFEAGYTPEDIQIGRKYKEQTKADEILSDIQATITYLKTLPNVNGDAIASIGFCFGGHVVYLAGTLPEIKAIASFYGGGIVNSTPGGGAPTITRTPDIKGTVYAFFGTQDAGIPQEQTEQIEAELKKYQIPYQVFRYPAEHGFFCNHRGSYNPEAAADAWSKVKELFNNQLQTV